In Zonotrichia albicollis isolate bZonAlb1 chromosome 11, bZonAlb1.hap1, whole genome shotgun sequence, a single genomic region encodes these proteins:
- the STRA6 gene encoding receptor for retinol uptake STRA6 isoform X2, protein MRIPQGRGDPGGRGAAMAPNGSVGFRDSPLEPGIFLDEDLGSDWYIYESTESAPHDDLFPDAIPECHPTISPQLYHTVMAPISLAVLLALSFLVKRRRLHLSCWNGVPGLLSAGNLLEQDGQRAVAAAVLALLSSELCRLLLEPEPLPLLPPTAGTPTGTPTGTPTGTPTASPTAREFRKVLALLYFPALYLPLLACSGPRHRLGYAAGTLLAWGHCGAQAWHRAQCPLAPKIHQLYSLLSHIPALLSLSLLSLWYPAQLLRSLRNGDSPEPRISGKSYYRKYLKALLSKRDRKGSSVKIDESLGSRIRSYLLSYIYIPEEGFRIPLKLVVSVTVAVIAVYQVAVLLLVAVVPALRIIRAGMTKDVVVLLVQFGLVPSQGAAVPGDLEQELRTARHFLWALEVCYICSLVLCCLLTCAMLLRSLGMHRSNLRALYQGAVLDVFSKAHILRPSRESLVCWMAFSSFQAAFACLGLLIQQVIFFLCFVAFTFLVVIPLQLGTSSPLFGIIRNMWPFWLTLVVAVLVQHLLAHFQFLEQHSLQKEITNRRALFIVTFLLFPTNVLVGSMAAVWRMVISGLYNAVHFCRLDISLLHRGVETFDPGYRTYCHYLRVEVSQCHPLLKAFCSLLLQPGRPEPPAPPRDTRLEEGLQLMHPKPPALGRARSRRIRARWWVAYTLLHNPSLTASRKTALADPAANGAQLGVPRP, encoded by the exons ATGCGGATCCCGCAGGG ccGTGGGGATCCTGGTGGCAGAGGGGCAGCCATGGCCCCCAATGGCTCCGTGGGATTTCGGGATTCCCCCCTGGAGCCGGGAATTTTCCTGGATGAGGATTTGGGATCCGACTGGTACATCTACGAATCCACGGAGTCTGCGCCCCACGATGA cctttttccCGACGCCATCCCGGAATGCCACCCCACAATCTCCCCCCAGCTCTACCACACCGTCATGGCTCCCATTTCC CTGGCCGTGCTCCTGGCCTTGTCCTTCCTGGTCAAGCGCCGCCGGCTCCACCTGAGCTGCTGGAACGGTGTCCCGGGATTGCTCAG CGCCGGGaacctgctggagcaggacGGGCAGCGCGCCGTGGCCGCggcggtgctggcgctgctcagctccgagctctgccggctgctgctggagccggagccgctgccgctgctgccgcccaCGGCGGGGACACCCACGGGGACACCCACGGGGACACCCACGGGGACACCGACGGCGTCGCCCACAGCCCGCG AGTTCCGGAAGGTTCTGGCCCTGCTCTATTTCCCGGCGCTGtacctgcccctgctggccTGCTCCGGCCCCCGGCACCGCCTGGGCTACGCCGCGGGGACCCTgctggcctggggacactgcggGGCGCAGGCCTGGCACCGCGCACAGTGTCCCCTGGCACCCAAG ATCCACCAGCTGTACTCGCTGCTGTCCCACATCCCCgcgctgctgtccctgtccctgctcagcctctgGTACCCGGCACAGCTCCTGCGCAGCCTCCGGAATGGGGACAGCCCCGAGCCACGG ATTTCCGGGAAAAGCTATTACAGGAAGTACCTCAAGGCCCTGCTGTCCAAGCGGGACCGGAAAGGGAG CTCCGTCAAGATTGATGAGAGCCTCGGCTCCCGGATCCGCTCCTACCTGCTCTCCTACATCTACATTCCCGAGGAAG GATTCCGGATCCCGCTGAAGCTGGTGGTATCTGTCACCGTGGCTGTCATCGCCGTCTACCAG GTggccgtgctgctgctggtggccgTGGTGCCGGCGCTGCGCATTATCCGGGCGGGAATGACCAAGGACgtggtggtgctgctggtgcagtTCGGGCTGGTGCCCTCGCAGGGCGCGGCCGTGCCCGGGgacctggagcaggagctgcgcACGGCGCGGCACTTCCTGTGGGCGCTGGAAG TGTGCTACATCTGCTCGctggtgctgtgctgcctgctcACCTGCGCCATGCTGCTCCGGAGCCTGGGCATGCACAG GTCCAACCTGCGGGCGCTGTACCAGGGCGCCGTGCTGGACGTGTTTTCCAAGGCCCACATCCTGCGGCCTTCCCGGGAATCCCTCGTCTGCTGGATGGCCTTCTCCAGCTTCCAGGCGGCCTTCGCCTGCCTGG GTCTCCTGATCCAGCAGGTgattttcttcctctgcttcGTGGCCTTCACCTTCCTGGTGGTGATCCCGCTCCAGCTCGGCACCAGCTCCCCGCTCTTCGGGATCATCCGGAACATGTG GCCCTTCTGGCTGACCCTGGTGGTGGCCGTGCTCGTGCAGCATCTCCTGGCCCATTTCCAGTTCCTggagcagcattccctgcagAAGGAGATCACCAACAG GCGCGCGCTGTTCATCGTCACCTTCCTGCTCTTCCCCACCAACGTCCTGGTGGGCTCCATGGCCGCCGTGTGGCGCATGGTCATCTCCGGCCTCTACAACGCCGTCCACTTCTGCCGGCTGGACATCAGCCTGCTGCACCGCGGCGTGGAGACCTTCGACCCAG GGTACCGCACCTACTGCCACTACCTGCGGGTGGAGGTCAGCCAGTGCCACCCGCTGCTGAAGGccttctgctccctgctgctccagcccggCCGGCCCGAGCCGCCGGCACCGCCCCGGGACACCCGGCTGGAGGAAG GCCTCCAGCTGATGCATCCCAAGCCCCCGGCTCTGGGAAGGGCGCGGAGCCGGCGGATCCGGGCGCGCTGGTGGGTGGCCTACACGCTCCTGCACAACCCCTCGCTGACCGCTTCCCGAAAAACCGCGCTGGCCGATCCTGCAGCCAACGGCGCCCAGCTCGGCGTTCCCAGGCCCTGA
- the STRA6 gene encoding receptor for retinol uptake STRA6 isoform X1, with protein sequence MRIPQGRGDPGGRGAAMAPNGSVGFRDSPLEPGIFLDEDLGSDWYIYESTESAPHDDLFPDAIPECHPTISPQLYHTVMAPISLAVLLALSFLVKRRRLHLSCWNGVPGLLSAGNLLEQDGQRAVAAAVLALLSSELCRLLLEPEPLPLLPPTAGTPTGTPTGTPTGTPTASPTAREFRKVLALLYFPALYLPLLACSGPRHRLGYAAGTLLAWGHCGAQAWHRAQCPLAPKIHQLYSLLSHIPALLSLSLLSLWYPAQLLRSLRNGDSPEPRISGKSYYRKYLKALLSKRDRKGSSVKIDESLGSRIRSYLLSYIYIPEEGFRIPLKLVVSVTVAVIAVYQVAVLLLVAVVPALRIIRAGMTKDVVVLLVQFGLVPSQGAAVPGDLEQELRTARHFLWALEVCYICSLVLCCLLTCAMLLRSLGMHRSNLRALYQGAVLDVFSKAHILRPSRESLVCWMAFSSFQAAFACLGLLIQQVIFFLCFVAFTFLVVIPLQLGTSSPLFGIIRNMWPFWLTLVVAVLVQHLLAHFQFLEQHSLQKEITNRRALFIVTFLLFPTNVLVGSMAAVWRMVISGLYNAVHFCRLDISLLHRGVETFDPGYRTYCHYLRVEVSQCHPLLKAFCSLLLQPGRPEPPAPPRDTRLEEGPESSPCCSRLLPGLQLMHPKPPALGRARSRRIRARWWVAYTLLHNPSLTASRKTALADPAANGAQLGVPRP encoded by the exons ATGCGGATCCCGCAGGG ccGTGGGGATCCTGGTGGCAGAGGGGCAGCCATGGCCCCCAATGGCTCCGTGGGATTTCGGGATTCCCCCCTGGAGCCGGGAATTTTCCTGGATGAGGATTTGGGATCCGACTGGTACATCTACGAATCCACGGAGTCTGCGCCCCACGATGA cctttttccCGACGCCATCCCGGAATGCCACCCCACAATCTCCCCCCAGCTCTACCACACCGTCATGGCTCCCATTTCC CTGGCCGTGCTCCTGGCCTTGTCCTTCCTGGTCAAGCGCCGCCGGCTCCACCTGAGCTGCTGGAACGGTGTCCCGGGATTGCTCAG CGCCGGGaacctgctggagcaggacGGGCAGCGCGCCGTGGCCGCggcggtgctggcgctgctcagctccgagctctgccggctgctgctggagccggagccgctgccgctgctgccgcccaCGGCGGGGACACCCACGGGGACACCCACGGGGACACCCACGGGGACACCGACGGCGTCGCCCACAGCCCGCG AGTTCCGGAAGGTTCTGGCCCTGCTCTATTTCCCGGCGCTGtacctgcccctgctggccTGCTCCGGCCCCCGGCACCGCCTGGGCTACGCCGCGGGGACCCTgctggcctggggacactgcggGGCGCAGGCCTGGCACCGCGCACAGTGTCCCCTGGCACCCAAG ATCCACCAGCTGTACTCGCTGCTGTCCCACATCCCCgcgctgctgtccctgtccctgctcagcctctgGTACCCGGCACAGCTCCTGCGCAGCCTCCGGAATGGGGACAGCCCCGAGCCACGG ATTTCCGGGAAAAGCTATTACAGGAAGTACCTCAAGGCCCTGCTGTCCAAGCGGGACCGGAAAGGGAG CTCCGTCAAGATTGATGAGAGCCTCGGCTCCCGGATCCGCTCCTACCTGCTCTCCTACATCTACATTCCCGAGGAAG GATTCCGGATCCCGCTGAAGCTGGTGGTATCTGTCACCGTGGCTGTCATCGCCGTCTACCAG GTggccgtgctgctgctggtggccgTGGTGCCGGCGCTGCGCATTATCCGGGCGGGAATGACCAAGGACgtggtggtgctgctggtgcagtTCGGGCTGGTGCCCTCGCAGGGCGCGGCCGTGCCCGGGgacctggagcaggagctgcgcACGGCGCGGCACTTCCTGTGGGCGCTGGAAG TGTGCTACATCTGCTCGctggtgctgtgctgcctgctcACCTGCGCCATGCTGCTCCGGAGCCTGGGCATGCACAG GTCCAACCTGCGGGCGCTGTACCAGGGCGCCGTGCTGGACGTGTTTTCCAAGGCCCACATCCTGCGGCCTTCCCGGGAATCCCTCGTCTGCTGGATGGCCTTCTCCAGCTTCCAGGCGGCCTTCGCCTGCCTGG GTCTCCTGATCCAGCAGGTgattttcttcctctgcttcGTGGCCTTCACCTTCCTGGTGGTGATCCCGCTCCAGCTCGGCACCAGCTCCCCGCTCTTCGGGATCATCCGGAACATGTG GCCCTTCTGGCTGACCCTGGTGGTGGCCGTGCTCGTGCAGCATCTCCTGGCCCATTTCCAGTTCCTggagcagcattccctgcagAAGGAGATCACCAACAG GCGCGCGCTGTTCATCGTCACCTTCCTGCTCTTCCCCACCAACGTCCTGGTGGGCTCCATGGCCGCCGTGTGGCGCATGGTCATCTCCGGCCTCTACAACGCCGTCCACTTCTGCCGGCTGGACATCAGCCTGCTGCACCGCGGCGTGGAGACCTTCGACCCAG GGTACCGCACCTACTGCCACTACCTGCGGGTGGAGGTCAGCCAGTGCCACCCGCTGCTGAAGGccttctgctccctgctgctccagcccggCCGGCCCGAGCCGCCGGCACCGCCCCGGGACACCCGGCTGGAGGAAG gccctgaatcctctccctgctgctcccgtCTCCTTCCAGGCCTCCAGCTGATGCATCCCAAGCCCCCGGCTCTGGGAAGGGCGCGGAGCCGGCGGATCCGGGCGCGCTGGTGGGTGGCCTACACGCTCCTGCACAACCCCTCGCTGACCGCTTCCCGAAAAACCGCGCTGGCCGATCCTGCAGCCAACGGCGCCCAGCTCGGCGTTCCCAGGCCCTGA
- the STRA6 gene encoding receptor for retinol uptake STRA6 isoform X3 — MAPNGSVGFRDSPLEPGIFLDEDLGSDWYIYESTESAPHDDLFPDAIPECHPTISPQLYHTVMAPISLAVLLALSFLVKRRRLHLSCWNGVPGLLSAGNLLEQDGQRAVAAAVLALLSSELCRLLLEPEPLPLLPPTAGTPTGTPTGTPTGTPTASPTAREFRKVLALLYFPALYLPLLACSGPRHRLGYAAGTLLAWGHCGAQAWHRAQCPLAPKIHQLYSLLSHIPALLSLSLLSLWYPAQLLRSLRNGDSPEPRISGKSYYRKYLKALLSKRDRKGSSVKIDESLGSRIRSYLLSYIYIPEEGFRIPLKLVVSVTVAVIAVYQVAVLLLVAVVPALRIIRAGMTKDVVVLLVQFGLVPSQGAAVPGDLEQELRTARHFLWALEVCYICSLVLCCLLTCAMLLRSLGMHRSNLRALYQGAVLDVFSKAHILRPSRESLVCWMAFSSFQAAFACLGLLIQQVIFFLCFVAFTFLVVIPLQLGTSSPLFGIIRNMWPFWLTLVVAVLVQHLLAHFQFLEQHSLQKEITNRRALFIVTFLLFPTNVLVGSMAAVWRMVISGLYNAVHFCRLDISLLHRGVETFDPGYRTYCHYLRVEVSQCHPLLKAFCSLLLQPGRPEPPAPPRDTRLEEGPESSPCCSRLLPGLQLMHPKPPALGRARSRRIRARWWVAYTLLHNPSLTASRKTALADPAANGAQLGVPRP, encoded by the exons ATGGCCCCCAATGGCTCCGTGGGATTTCGGGATTCCCCCCTGGAGCCGGGAATTTTCCTGGATGAGGATTTGGGATCCGACTGGTACATCTACGAATCCACGGAGTCTGCGCCCCACGATGA cctttttccCGACGCCATCCCGGAATGCCACCCCACAATCTCCCCCCAGCTCTACCACACCGTCATGGCTCCCATTTCC CTGGCCGTGCTCCTGGCCTTGTCCTTCCTGGTCAAGCGCCGCCGGCTCCACCTGAGCTGCTGGAACGGTGTCCCGGGATTGCTCAG CGCCGGGaacctgctggagcaggacGGGCAGCGCGCCGTGGCCGCggcggtgctggcgctgctcagctccgagctctgccggctgctgctggagccggagccgctgccgctgctgccgcccaCGGCGGGGACACCCACGGGGACACCCACGGGGACACCCACGGGGACACCGACGGCGTCGCCCACAGCCCGCG AGTTCCGGAAGGTTCTGGCCCTGCTCTATTTCCCGGCGCTGtacctgcccctgctggccTGCTCCGGCCCCCGGCACCGCCTGGGCTACGCCGCGGGGACCCTgctggcctggggacactgcggGGCGCAGGCCTGGCACCGCGCACAGTGTCCCCTGGCACCCAAG ATCCACCAGCTGTACTCGCTGCTGTCCCACATCCCCgcgctgctgtccctgtccctgctcagcctctgGTACCCGGCACAGCTCCTGCGCAGCCTCCGGAATGGGGACAGCCCCGAGCCACGG ATTTCCGGGAAAAGCTATTACAGGAAGTACCTCAAGGCCCTGCTGTCCAAGCGGGACCGGAAAGGGAG CTCCGTCAAGATTGATGAGAGCCTCGGCTCCCGGATCCGCTCCTACCTGCTCTCCTACATCTACATTCCCGAGGAAG GATTCCGGATCCCGCTGAAGCTGGTGGTATCTGTCACCGTGGCTGTCATCGCCGTCTACCAG GTggccgtgctgctgctggtggccgTGGTGCCGGCGCTGCGCATTATCCGGGCGGGAATGACCAAGGACgtggtggtgctgctggtgcagtTCGGGCTGGTGCCCTCGCAGGGCGCGGCCGTGCCCGGGgacctggagcaggagctgcgcACGGCGCGGCACTTCCTGTGGGCGCTGGAAG TGTGCTACATCTGCTCGctggtgctgtgctgcctgctcACCTGCGCCATGCTGCTCCGGAGCCTGGGCATGCACAG GTCCAACCTGCGGGCGCTGTACCAGGGCGCCGTGCTGGACGTGTTTTCCAAGGCCCACATCCTGCGGCCTTCCCGGGAATCCCTCGTCTGCTGGATGGCCTTCTCCAGCTTCCAGGCGGCCTTCGCCTGCCTGG GTCTCCTGATCCAGCAGGTgattttcttcctctgcttcGTGGCCTTCACCTTCCTGGTGGTGATCCCGCTCCAGCTCGGCACCAGCTCCCCGCTCTTCGGGATCATCCGGAACATGTG GCCCTTCTGGCTGACCCTGGTGGTGGCCGTGCTCGTGCAGCATCTCCTGGCCCATTTCCAGTTCCTggagcagcattccctgcagAAGGAGATCACCAACAG GCGCGCGCTGTTCATCGTCACCTTCCTGCTCTTCCCCACCAACGTCCTGGTGGGCTCCATGGCCGCCGTGTGGCGCATGGTCATCTCCGGCCTCTACAACGCCGTCCACTTCTGCCGGCTGGACATCAGCCTGCTGCACCGCGGCGTGGAGACCTTCGACCCAG GGTACCGCACCTACTGCCACTACCTGCGGGTGGAGGTCAGCCAGTGCCACCCGCTGCTGAAGGccttctgctccctgctgctccagcccggCCGGCCCGAGCCGCCGGCACCGCCCCGGGACACCCGGCTGGAGGAAG gccctgaatcctctccctgctgctcccgtCTCCTTCCAGGCCTCCAGCTGATGCATCCCAAGCCCCCGGCTCTGGGAAGGGCGCGGAGCCGGCGGATCCGGGCGCGCTGGTGGGTGGCCTACACGCTCCTGCACAACCCCTCGCTGACCGCTTCCCGAAAAACCGCGCTGGCCGATCCTGCAGCCAACGGCGCCCAGCTCGGCGTTCCCAGGCCCTGA